From Cannabis sativa cultivar Pink pepper isolate KNU-18-1 chromosome 8, ASM2916894v1, whole genome shotgun sequence, a single genomic window includes:
- the LOC115699508 gene encoding prohibitin-3, mitochondrial, with amino-acid sequence MGSSQAAVSFLTNVARAAFGLGVGATVVNSSLYTVDGGQRAVLFDRFRGVIDETVGEGTHFLIPWLQKPFIFDIRTRPHTFSSVSGTKDLQMVNLTLRVLSRPEVSRLPDIFKTLGLEYDEKVLPSIGNEVLKAVVAQFNADQLLTERPHVSAMVRDSLIRRAKDFNIVLDDVAITHLSYGGEFSRAVEQKQVAQQEAERSKFVVAKAEQERRAAIIRAQGESESAKLISDATAAAGMGLIELRRIEASREVAATLAKSPNVAYLPGGKNLLLALNPAR; translated from the coding sequence ATGGGGAGCAGCCAAGCCGCCGTCTCCTTCCTCACCAACGTCGCACGCGCGGCATTCGGTCTCGGAGTCGGCGCCACAGTCGTCAACTCATCTCTCTACACAGTCGACGGTGGTCAGCGCGCCGTACTCTTCGACCGATTTCGTGGTGTGATCGACGAGACCGTCGGAGAAGGGACTCATTTCCTCATTCCATGGCTCCAGAAGCCCTTCATCTTCGATATTCGTACCAGGCCTCACACCTTCTCCTCCGTTTCTGGCACCAAGGATCTTCAGATGGTCAATCTTACCCTTAGGGTTTTATCTCGCCCGGAAGTCAGTCGCCTTCCCGATATTTTCAAAACTCTTGGTCTCGAATACGACGAGAAGGTCCTTCCTTCTATTGGTAACGAGGTTTTGAAGGCCGTTGTAGCACAATTCAACGCCGATCAGCTCCTCACTGAGCGGCCTCACGTTTCCGCCATGGTTAGAGATAGTCTGATCCGTAGAGCTAAAGATTTCAACATTGTCCTTGACGATGTGGCCATTACTCATTTGTCGTACGGAGGTGAGTTCTCACGGGCTGTGGAGCAGAAGCAGGTGGCTCAGCAGGAGGCCGAGCGTTCCAAATTCGTTGTGGCTAAGGCCGAGCAGGAGAGGAGAGCGGCGATTATCAGGGCCCAGGGTGAGAGTGAGTCTGCTAAGCTGATCTCGGATGCCACTGCTGCGGCTGGTATGGGTCTTATTGAACTTAGGAGGATTGAGGCCTCGAGGGAAGTGGCTGCAACGCTTGCTAAGTCGCCTAATGTCGCATACTTGCCCGGAGGAAAGAACTTGCTTTTGGCTCTTAACCCAGCTCGTTAA
- the LOC115699559 gene encoding trihelix transcription factor GT-4 isoform X1: MYLSSEKTRSVDFYKEGVGGGGGGGGGGGGGGEEEESDRDMMMEVVVTNGVLGSHPRNQTQNQNQNQNQLQQQMILGENSSGGEEHEVKAPKKRAETWVQEETRSLIGFRREVDGLFNTSKSNKHLWEQISSKMREKGFDRSPTMCTDKWRNLLKEFKKARHQVKVGSRSAKMSYYEDLEELLRDRNKNSSSTTTVSTSAYKSHTPPPKVDSFIHFSDKGLEDANIPFGPIGATDRSAVNLERRLDHDGDPLAITAAEAVVASGVPPWNWREAPGNGAENPPPFCGRIITVKLGEYSKRIGIDGSAEAIKEAIKSAFRIRTKRAFWLEDEDEVVRSLDRDMPLGNYTLHLDEGITIKLCFYDESNRGVVRDEAVTFYTEDDFRDFLTRRGLTGFRELSGYRCIDCLDDLQSGAMYQGKNSTYSLPLIS; this comes from the exons ATGTATCTCTCTTCGGAGAAGACTCGTTCAGTTGATTTCTACAAGGAAGGAGTTGGCGGTGGCGGTGGCGGcggcggtggtggtggtggtggtggagaagaagaagaatcagATAGAGATATGATGATGGAGGTTGTTGTTACTAATGGTGTCTTGGGTTCTCACCCGAGGAACCAAACCCAGAATCAGAACCAGAACCAGAACCAGCTTCAGCAACAGATGATTCTGGGTGAGAATAGTAGTGGAGGAGAAGAGCACGAGGTTAAAGCCCCAAAGAAGAGAGCGGAGACTTGGGTTCAAGAAGAGACTCGAAGCTTAATTGGGTTTCGAAGAGAAGTTGATGGGCTTTTCAATACTTCGAAATCTAATAAACACTTGTGGGAACAGATCTCCTCTAAGATGAGGGAAAAGGGTTTCGATCGTTCACCAActatgtgtactgataaatggAGGAATTTGCTTAAGGAGTTTAAGAAAGCTCGGCATCAAGTCAAAGTGGGTAGTAGGTCGGCCAAGATGTCTTATTATGAGGATCTTGAGGAGTTGCTTAGGGATAGGAACAAGAACAGTTCTTCAACTACTACTGTTTCCACTTCTGCTTACAAGAGTCATACTCCTCCTCCTAAAGTTGATTCCTTTATTCATTTCTCTGATAAGG GTCTTGAGGATGCCAATATACCTTTTGGACCAATTGGAG CTACAGACCGATCAGCAGTCAATTTGGAAAGACGACTGGATCATGATGGTGATCCTCTTGCTATCACTGCAGCTGAAGCAGTTGTAGCTAGTGGAGTTCCACCTTGGAATTGGAGAGAGGCACCTGGTAATG GAGCAGAGAATCCACCTCCATTTTGTGGAAGAATCATAACGGTCAAGTTGGGAGAATATAGCAAAAGAATTGGTATTGATGGAAGTGCTGAGGCAATAAAGGAAGCAATCAAATCTGCATTCAGAATAAGAACAAAGCGTGCATTTTGGCTCGAGGATGAAGATGAGGTGGTCCGGAGTCTTGATAGGGATATGCCTCTGGGAAACTATACTCTGCATCTTGATGAAG GAATTACTATTAAACTTTGCTTTTATGATGAGTCGAACCGTGGAGTGGTTCGTGACGAAGCAGTAACATTCTATACCGAGGATGATTTCCGTGATTTCCTAACTCGCCGTGGGTTGACTGGTTTTAGAGAATTAAGCGGCTACCGGTGTATTGATTGCTTGGATGATCTTCAATCTGGTGCAATGTATCAAGGG AAGAACTCTACCTATTCCTTGCCACTCATCTCGTGA
- the LOC115699559 gene encoding trihelix transcription factor GT-4 isoform X2: protein MYLSSEKTRSVDFYKEGVGGGGGGGGGGGGGGEEEESDRDMMMEVVVTNGVLGSHPRNQTQNQNQNQNQLQQQMILGENSSGGEEHEVKAPKKRAETWVQEETRSLIGFRREVDGLFNTSKSNKHLWEQISSKMREKGFDRSPTMCTDKWRNLLKEFKKARHQVKVGSRSAKMSYYEDLEELLRDRNKNSSSTTTVSTSAYKSHTPPPKVDSFIHFSDKGLEDANIPFGPIGDRSAVNLERRLDHDGDPLAITAAEAVVASGVPPWNWREAPGNGAENPPPFCGRIITVKLGEYSKRIGIDGSAEAIKEAIKSAFRIRTKRAFWLEDEDEVVRSLDRDMPLGNYTLHLDEGITIKLCFYDESNRGVVRDEAVTFYTEDDFRDFLTRRGLTGFRELSGYRCIDCLDDLQSGAMYQGKNSTYSLPLIS, encoded by the exons ATGTATCTCTCTTCGGAGAAGACTCGTTCAGTTGATTTCTACAAGGAAGGAGTTGGCGGTGGCGGTGGCGGcggcggtggtggtggtggtggtggagaagaagaagaatcagATAGAGATATGATGATGGAGGTTGTTGTTACTAATGGTGTCTTGGGTTCTCACCCGAGGAACCAAACCCAGAATCAGAACCAGAACCAGAACCAGCTTCAGCAACAGATGATTCTGGGTGAGAATAGTAGTGGAGGAGAAGAGCACGAGGTTAAAGCCCCAAAGAAGAGAGCGGAGACTTGGGTTCAAGAAGAGACTCGAAGCTTAATTGGGTTTCGAAGAGAAGTTGATGGGCTTTTCAATACTTCGAAATCTAATAAACACTTGTGGGAACAGATCTCCTCTAAGATGAGGGAAAAGGGTTTCGATCGTTCACCAActatgtgtactgataaatggAGGAATTTGCTTAAGGAGTTTAAGAAAGCTCGGCATCAAGTCAAAGTGGGTAGTAGGTCGGCCAAGATGTCTTATTATGAGGATCTTGAGGAGTTGCTTAGGGATAGGAACAAGAACAGTTCTTCAACTACTACTGTTTCCACTTCTGCTTACAAGAGTCATACTCCTCCTCCTAAAGTTGATTCCTTTATTCATTTCTCTGATAAGG GTCTTGAGGATGCCAATATACCTTTTGGACCAATTGGAG ACCGATCAGCAGTCAATTTGGAAAGACGACTGGATCATGATGGTGATCCTCTTGCTATCACTGCAGCTGAAGCAGTTGTAGCTAGTGGAGTTCCACCTTGGAATTGGAGAGAGGCACCTGGTAATG GAGCAGAGAATCCACCTCCATTTTGTGGAAGAATCATAACGGTCAAGTTGGGAGAATATAGCAAAAGAATTGGTATTGATGGAAGTGCTGAGGCAATAAAGGAAGCAATCAAATCTGCATTCAGAATAAGAACAAAGCGTGCATTTTGGCTCGAGGATGAAGATGAGGTGGTCCGGAGTCTTGATAGGGATATGCCTCTGGGAAACTATACTCTGCATCTTGATGAAG GAATTACTATTAAACTTTGCTTTTATGATGAGTCGAACCGTGGAGTGGTTCGTGACGAAGCAGTAACATTCTATACCGAGGATGATTTCCGTGATTTCCTAACTCGCCGTGGGTTGACTGGTTTTAGAGAATTAAGCGGCTACCGGTGTATTGATTGCTTGGATGATCTTCAATCTGGTGCAATGTATCAAGGG AAGAACTCTACCTATTCCTTGCCACTCATCTCGTGA
- the LOC115699560 gene encoding cytosolic Fe-S cluster assembly factor NBP35 yields MENGQVPENANEHCPGTESDSAGKSDACQGCPNQEVCATAPKGPDPDLVGIAERMATVKHKILVLSGKGGVGKSTFSAQLSFALAAMDFQVGLLDIDICGPSIPKMLGLEGQEIHQSNLGWSPVYVESNLGVMSIGFMLPNPDDAVIWRGPRKNSLIKQFLKDVYWGELDFLVVDAPPGTSDEHISITQYLNATGIDGAIIVTTPQQVSLIDVRKEVSFCKKVGIQVLGVVENMSGLSQPLMDFKFLRVTATGEERDVTEWAREYVKEKAPELLDVIASSEVFDSSSGGALKMCMEMGVPFLGKVPLDPQLCKAAEEGRSCFTGEKLGMGAPALKKIIDKLMENQGLSKMVIDSVE; encoded by the exons ATGGAGAACGGTCAAGTTCCAGAAAACGCCAATGAAC ACTGCCCAGGTACTGAATCAGACTCTGCTGGAAAATCTGATGCTTGCCAAGGATGTCCAAATCAAGAAGTTTGCGCTACTGCTCCCAAAGGCCCTGATCCAG ACTTGGTTGGAATTGCAGAAAGAATGGCCACTGTAAAGCACAAAATACTGGTTTTATCAGGGAAGGGTGGAGTTGGCAAGAGTACATTCTCTGCTCAACTATCGTTTGCTCTTGCAGCTATGGACTTCCAAGTGGGGCTTCTTGACATTGATATCTGTGGTCCAAGCATCCCAAAGATGCTTGGCCTTGAAGGTCAAGAAATCCACCAGAGCAACCTAGGCTGGTCTCCAGTATATGTCGAGTCCAATCTCGGAGTAATGTCAATTGGTTTCATGCTTCCTAATCCTGATGACGCTGTTATATGGAGAGGCCCACGTAAAAATTCTCTCATCAAGCAATTTCTGAAGGACGTTTACTGGGGCGAACTTGATTTTCTAGTTGTCGATGCACCTCCTGGTACCTCAGACGAGCACATTTCAATCACCCAATACCTCAACGCCACTGGAATAGACGGTGCAATCATAGTCACTACTCCACAACAAGTCTCCCTAATAGACGTGCGCAAAGAAGTAAGCTTTTGCAAGAAAGTTGGAATCCAAGTTCTCGGGGTTGTGGAGAACATGAGCGGTTTGTCCCAACCGCTAATGGATTTCAAGTTTCTGAGGGTAACAGCGACAGGCGAGGAAAGAGATGTGACAGAGTGGGCTAGAGAGTATGTGAAAGAGAAAGCTCCAGAACTATTAGATGTGATAGCTTCGAGTGAAGTTTTCGATAGCAGCAGCGGGGGTGCCTTGAAAATGTGTATGGAAATGGGAGTTCCGTTTTTGGGGAAAGTACCATTAGACCCGCAGCTATGCAAAGCAGCAGAAGAAGGTAGATCATGCTTCACTGGGGAGAAACTTGGTATGGGTGCTCCAGCATTAAAGAAAATCATAGATAAATTAATGGAGAATCAGGGGTTATCTAAAATGGTAATTGATAGCGTTGAATAA
- the LOC115699561 gene encoding uncharacterized protein LOC115699561 isoform X2 produces MADTLSGSPETFVDKFVVPGDVVLDLSAMANQTIKLGSGLRQESDAISVTKAGKLKLSKHNKYWVESSQKRYVPSVGDSVLGVVVDSRADNFLVDIKGPSLGFLPVLAFEGGTRRNIPKFEAGTLIYVRVVKANPGMNPELSCTDAGGKAAEFGPLKDGYTFECSTGLSRMLLSSPPCPVLEAFGKKVSFEVAVGLNGRVWVNAESPSTIIVVANAIMKSESLSVVQQRIMVEKLLQTLHLST; encoded by the exons ATGGCAGATACTCTGTCCGGTTCGCCGGAGACATTCGTTGATAAATTTGTT GTTCCTGGTGATGTGGTTCTTGATCTCTCAGCCATGGCTAACCAGACCATTAAGCTTGGCAGCGGTCTTCGACAG GAGTCTGATGCTATATCTGTGACGAAAGCTGGGAAATTGAAGTTGTCTAAGCATAATAAGTACTGGGTTGAGAGCTCCCAGAAAAGG TATGTACCGAGTGTAGGGGATTCGGTTCTTGGAGTTGTGGTGGACTCTAGAGCAGAT AATTTTCTTGTGGATATTAAAGGACCTTCATTAGGCTTTTTGCCGGTGCTTGCATTCGAAGGAGGAACCAGGAGAAACATACCAAAGTTTGAG GCAGGTACTTTGATTTATGTTCGGGTCGTGAAGGCAAATCCTGGCATGAATCCCGAGTTGTCATGCACTGATG CTGGTGGGAAAGCAGCAGAATTCGGACCCCTTAAAGATGGGTACACATTCGAGTGCTCAACAGGCCTTTCAAGAAT GCTGCTCAGCTCCCCACCATGTCCAGTTCTTGAGGCCTTTGGAAAGAAGGTTTCCTTTGAGGTAGCGGTTGGATTAAATGGACGCGTTTGG GTCAATGCTGAATCTCCATCAACAATTATCGTTGTAGCTAATGCAATTATGAAATCGGAGTCTCTCAGTGTGGTACAGCAAAGAATTATGGTGGAAAAGCTTCTTCAGACCTTACATCTATCAA CATGA
- the LOC115699561 gene encoding uncharacterized protein LOC115699561 isoform X1: MNFALFSRIVSSSSHRYICQGNISTTMADTLSGSPETFVDKFVVPGDVVLDLSAMANQTIKLGSGLRQESDAISVTKAGKLKLSKHNKYWVESSQKRYVPSVGDSVLGVVVDSRADNFLVDIKGPSLGFLPVLAFEGGTRRNIPKFEAGTLIYVRVVKANPGMNPELSCTDAGGKAAEFGPLKDGYTFECSTGLSRMLLSSPPCPVLEAFGKKVSFEVAVGLNGRVWVNAESPSTIIVVANAIMKSESLSVVQQRIMVEKLLQTLHLST; encoded by the exons ATGAATTTTGCCCTGTTTTCTCGCATAGTTTCCAGCTCCAGCCACCGATATATTTGTCAAGGCAATATTTCTACAACAATGGCAGATACTCTGTCCGGTTCGCCGGAGACATTCGTTGATAAATTTGTT GTTCCTGGTGATGTGGTTCTTGATCTCTCAGCCATGGCTAACCAGACCATTAAGCTTGGCAGCGGTCTTCGACAG GAGTCTGATGCTATATCTGTGACGAAAGCTGGGAAATTGAAGTTGTCTAAGCATAATAAGTACTGGGTTGAGAGCTCCCAGAAAAGG TATGTACCGAGTGTAGGGGATTCGGTTCTTGGAGTTGTGGTGGACTCTAGAGCAGAT AATTTTCTTGTGGATATTAAAGGACCTTCATTAGGCTTTTTGCCGGTGCTTGCATTCGAAGGAGGAACCAGGAGAAACATACCAAAGTTTGAG GCAGGTACTTTGATTTATGTTCGGGTCGTGAAGGCAAATCCTGGCATGAATCCCGAGTTGTCATGCACTGATG CTGGTGGGAAAGCAGCAGAATTCGGACCCCTTAAAGATGGGTACACATTCGAGTGCTCAACAGGCCTTTCAAGAAT GCTGCTCAGCTCCCCACCATGTCCAGTTCTTGAGGCCTTTGGAAAGAAGGTTTCCTTTGAGGTAGCGGTTGGATTAAATGGACGCGTTTGG GTCAATGCTGAATCTCCATCAACAATTATCGTTGTAGCTAATGCAATTATGAAATCGGAGTCTCTCAGTGTGGTACAGCAAAGAATTATGGTGGAAAAGCTTCTTCAGACCTTACATCTATCAA CATGA
- the LOC115699558 gene encoding F-box protein SKIP14 produces the protein MALDFSSLSSPEKNLSSTLQCSDGSFMNLPKKGDLNGKCDSGIQRSVWEPMNLFWSCGEQQKENDDILACLPVDPFGMRSVFTAIKGQFEDFESGSGFSFSDEKIDNGGGGGGGVPAGFMWFQSELNDVKYDEISKPCNKFNGLFDGGFVLNGNMEDFASYMDHVEDRIFNDEVMKTEDSQGQEDAHEAISYALRYLDYQDLLSVESVCKNLRQYVIRDSLLWKNINIGWPFCQKITDDTLVKLTSKAEGTLESLSLVHCNKITADGLQRVFDNNPKLTKLCLYNCNKICMEDFLCNLKSMKSAGILGLKHLRVGGLFNVTNKYLEELKLLLDADNRMPLKGHKPRFYSGGISPCFSEDDDDDRVIDVETCPKCQQPRVVYDCPTESCREKHQAAQLCRACIMCIERCCHCGRCIDDDTDYVETLCLNLLCLDCIRNVIRGTEKMPGGGDKGSICRYMAQVNSYAFCFIS, from the exons ATGGCTTTGgatttttcttctctttcttcccctGAAAAGAATTTGAGCTCTACCCTTCAGTGCTCTGATGGGTCTTTTATGAATCTTCCCAAGAAAGGAGATTTAAATGGGAAATGCGATTCGGGTATTCAGAGAAGCGTTTGGGAACCGATGAATTTATTTTGGAGTTGCGGTGAACAACAGAAGGAGAATGATGATATTCTTGCTTGCTTGCCTGTTGATCCTTTTGGCATGAGGTCTGTTTTCACAGCCATAAAAGGTCAGTTTGAAGATTTTGAATCAGGCAGTGGTTTCTCTTTTTCTGATGAAAAGATTGataatggtggtggtggtggaggaGGAGTACCTGCAGGGTTCATGTGGTTTCAATCTGAATTGAATGATGTGAAATATGATGAAATATCAAAACCATGTAATAAGTTTAATGGCTTATTTGATGGTGGTTTTGTATTAAATGGTAATATGGAGGACTTTGCTAGTTATATGGATCATGTGGAAGATCGAATCTTTAATGATGAAGTTATGAAAACTGAAGATTCTCAAGGCCAAGAAGATGCTCATGAAGCTATTTCATATGCTTTGCGTTATTTGGATTATCAGGATCTTCTTTCTGTTGAAAGTGTTTGCAAAAATTTAAGACAGTATGTTATTAGGGATAGTCTTCTATGGAAGAATATCAACATTGGTTGGCCATTTTGTCAGAAGATCACCGATGATACTCTTGTGAAGTTAACCAGCAAGGCTGAAGGTACTCTTGAAAGCTTGAGTCTGGTTCATTGCAACAAAATTACTGCAGATGGTTTGCAGCGTGTGTTTGATAACAACCCGAAATTGACAAAG TTATGCTTGTATAATTGTAACAAGATTTGCATGGAAGATTTCTTGTGTAATCTGAAATCCATGAAATCAGCAGGCATCCTTGGATTAAAGCATCTGAGAGTTGGTGGGCTCTTTAATGTTACTAATAAGTATCTTGAGGAGTTGAAGTTGTTGTTGGATGCAGACAACAGAATGCCACTTAAAGGCCACAAACCAAGGTTTTATAGTGGCGGGATATCTCCCTGCTTCTCTGAAGATGATGACGATGATCGTGTCATTGATGTCGAGACTTGCCCCAAATGCCAACAGCCGAGGGTAGTTTATGATTGTCCAACAGAGAGTTGTCGAGAGAAACATCAAGCCGCTCAGCTATGTAGGGCCTGCATAATGTGCATAGAACGCTGCTGTCATTGTGGTCGATGCATTGATGATGACACTGATTATGTGGAGACACTTTGCCTAAACTTACTTTGCTTGGATTGTATAAGGAACGTTATTCGTGGTACAGAAAAGATGCCCGGAGGAGGAGACAAGGGCTCTATATGCAGATACATGGCTCAAGTAAACAGTTATGCATTTTGTTTCATTAGCTAA
- the LOC115699660 gene encoding glucose-6-phosphate 1-dehydrogenase 6, cytoplasmic — MGSGQWHIEKRSSFKNDSESIEAENFPENGSLSIIVLGASGDLAKKKTFPALFNLFKQGLLPSNEVHIFGYARTKITDDELRDRLRGYLIPKKGGSSKDLETVSQFLQLIKYVCGAYDAEEGFRLLDKEISKHEVSKHSENGLSRRLFYLALPPSVYPSVCKMIRHYCMNKTDLGGWTRVVVEKPFGRDLASAEELSSQIGELFEESQLYRIDHYLGKELVQNLLVLRFANRFFLPLWNRDNIDNVQIVFREDFGTDGRGGYFDQYGIIRDIIQNHLLQVLCLVAMEKPISLNPENIRDEKVKVLQSIDPIKDEEVVLGQYDGYKDDPTVPDDSNTPTFATVVLRIHNERWEGVPFIVKAGKALNSRKAEIRVQFKDVPGDIFKCKKQGRNEFVIRLQPSEAMYMKLTVKQPGLEMRTVQSELDLSYGQRYQDTKIPEAYERLILDTIRGDQQHFVRRDELKAAWKIFTPLLHKIDDGKLKPLPYKPGSRGPEAADELQAKVGYVQTHGYIWIPPTL, encoded by the exons ATGGGATCAGGACAGTGGCATATTGAGAAAAGAAGCAGTTTTAAAAACGATTCTGAGTCTATAGAGGCCGAAAATTTTCCTGAAAACGGGTCTCTTTCGATTATTGTCCTCGGAGCTTCTGGTGATCTTGCCAAGAAGAAGACATTTCCGGCACTTTTTAACCTTTTCAAACAG GGACTTCTTCCATCCAATGAAGTTCACATTTTTGGTTATGCAAGAACCAAGATCACGGATGATGAGCTAAGAGACCGCTTGCGTGG ATATCTTATCCCTAAGAAAGGTGGCTCATCCAAGGACTTGGAAACTGTTTCACAGTTTTTGCAACTG ATCAAATACGTTTGTGGAGCTTATGATGCTGAGGAGGGATTTCGGCTATTGGATAAGGAAATTTCAAAGCATGAAGTCTCAAAACATAGTGAAAACGGATTATCTAGGAGACTATTTTATCTTGCACTTCCTCCATCAGTATATCCGTCCGTCTGCAAGATGATCAGGCATTACTGTATGAATAAAA CTGATCTTGGTGGATGGACACGAGTTGTTGTTGAGAAGCCATTTGGCAGGGATTTGGCATCTGCCGAGGAACTCAGTTCTCAAATTGGAGAGTTGTTTGAGGAATCTCAATTGTATCGTATTGATCATTATTTGGGAAAGGAGTTAGTGCAAAATTTG TTGGTCCTTCGTTTTGCAAACCGTTTCTTTTTGCCCCTTTGGAACCGTGATAACATTGACAACGTACAG ATCGTGTTCAGGGAGGATTTCGGAACTGATGGTCGTGGTGGTTATTTTGATCAATATGG AATTATCCgcgatattattcaaaatcaccTGTTGCag GTTCTCTGTCTGGTTGCCATGGAGAAGCCCATTTCTCTCAATCCTGAGAACATTCGAGATGAGAAAGTGAAG GTTCTTCAATCAATCGATCCAATTAAGGATGAGGAAGTCGTTCTTGGACAATACGATGGGTACAAAGATGATCCAACAGTTCCCGATGACTCAAATACTCCAACTTTTGCGACTGTAGTTCTGCGCATTCATAATGAAAGATGGGAAG GTGTCCCATTTATAGTAAAGGCAGGGAAagcattaaattcaagaaaagcAGAAATTCGAGTTCAGTTCAAGGATGTCCCTGGCGATATATTCAAAT GTAAAAAGCAAGGGAGAAATGAGTTTGTTATACGCCTTCAACCTTCAGAAGCCATGTACATGAAGCTTACG GTTAAGCAGCCTGGACTGGAGATGCGAACAGTTCAAAGTGAACTTGACTTATCATATGGGCAACGTTATCAAGATACGAAAATCCCAGAAGCATATGAACGTCTTATACTCGACAC AATAAGAGGCGATCAGCAGCATTTCGTTCGCAGAGACGAGTTGAAG GCTGCATGGAAGATCTTCACTCCTCTTCTGCATAAAATCGATGACGGTAAGCTCAAGCCGCTCCCATACAAACCGGGAAGTCGAGGCCCCGAGGCAGCAGATGAGCTGCAGGCGAAAGTGGGTTATGTACAAACCCACGGCTATATATGGATTCCTCCAACATTGTAG